GATCTGTTCCCTTACGGTGTTAGCTCATTCAGATGTTAATGATTTCCAGGGAAATATTACTTACAATACGATATACGTACAAGCAGGGGACACAGTGTGGAATATTGCTGCGAAAGAGGTAACAGATAAAGAAGATATTCGCAAGAGGATAGGCTTAATTCAAAAAGCCAACGGTCTTGATAACAATGCCCATTTATATCCGGGGCAGGCTTTGAAAGTACCTGTGAAGTGGTAGAAATCAAAAAATGCCATCCCGATGAGGGATGACATTTTTTATAGAATCCTTTTTAGTGTGAACTTAAGGGCGTCACAAGATACTAAATGGTATTCTGTCTTATTGCGCAGACCGAGAAAGGCACTTGTTACTGATTGATCATGGAGGTGCCCGTAAATACAATGTTTTACAGCATATTCATCAATTAGAGCGAGAAAATCATTGTTGTCTTCTTTTTGAACGAGTGGAGGATAATGAAGGAGTGTGATGATGTTATCATAGCCAGCATTTTTTGCGGTTTCTAATGAAAGGCGCAAGCGGCCAATTTCTCGCTGATAAATAGGCTGGTCTTCCTCTTTAAAATGGGGATCTGTGGGAACCATCCAGCCGCGTGTGCCGCATAAAGCCAGGTTGAGTTCCGGCAGTTCGTAGAAATTATTTTGAATGAAATGCAGGGTAGGTGGACAGAGCCGTTGCATCTTGGTCAGCGTTTGCCACCAGTAGTCGTGATTTCCGCGAATAAGATATTTTTGACCGGGTAAATCAGCTACGGCCTCAAGATCGGGTAGGGCTTCGGT
This genomic window from Pelorhabdus rhamnosifermentans contains:
- a CDS encoding LysM peptidoglycan-binding domain-containing protein; this encodes MRMLLTVFMVVLICSLTVLAHSDVNDFQGNITYNTIYVQAGDTVWNIAAKEVTDKEDIRKRIGLIQKANGLDNNAHLYPGQALKVPVKW
- a CDS encoding metallophosphoesterase, encoding MKIFSISDLHLSGNPPFKPMHIFGDNWLNHWQKITSDWSQLVTADDVVLLPGDVSWAMKFTEALPDLEAVADLPGQKYLIRGNHDYWWQTLTKMQRLCPPTLHFIQNNFYELPELNLALCGTRGWMVPTDPHFKEEDQPIYQREIGRLRLSLETAKNAGYDNIITLLHYPPLVQKEDNNDFLALIDEYAVKHCIYGHLHDQSVTSAFLGLRNKTEYHLVSCDALKFTLKRIL